In Rissa tridactyla isolate bRisTri1 chromosome 22, bRisTri1.patW.cur.20221130, whole genome shotgun sequence, a single genomic region encodes these proteins:
- the LOC128900647 gene encoding kelch-like protein 10 yields MGHVPEPADRQGFYYDAGGRARTKCRKHPRVAEASPTASGLEVGDSLPGGAYSSSSPRERKMSSVAYTAFHGLCPEGTPSDVTISVDGIEFNVHKTVLSNCSAYFSDVFSSNCSSANSSVYQIHGASPETMGLLIQYAYTGTVPITEDNVESLLVAADRFNILGIVSLCCHFLQAQLCSENCVGIWRFTHYYYCADLQEAAHEFTLRHLEEVTRVSAEFLELSFNDLQRLLEKGELPVREEAMLEAVLTWAAHDLPNRRQHIVFLLSKEGWRSGQKGFFFLK; encoded by the exons ATGGGGCACGTTCCAGAGCCAGCAGACAGGCAGGGCTTCTACTACGATGCtggagggagggcaaggacaaAGTGCCGTAAGCACCCCAGAGTGGCAGAAGCGTCTCCCACTGCCTCAGGCTTGGAGGTGGGCGACAGCTTGCCTGGCGGCGCATactcctcctcctcgcccagggagaggaagatgagctCTGTGGCTTACACCGCCTTCCACGGGCTTTGCCCGGAAGGGACGCCAAGCGACGTGACCATCAGCGTGGACGGCATTGAATTCAATGTGCACAAGACGGTGCTCTCCAACTGCAGTGCGTACTTCAG CGATGTGTTCTCCAGCAACTGCAGCAGTGCCAACAGCAGCGTCTATCAAATCCACGGCGCTTCCCCTGAAACCATGGGGCTCCTCATCCAGTACGCCTACACCGGCACAGTGCCCATCACAGAGGACAACGTTGAAAGTTTGCTCGTGGCGGCAGATCGGTTCAACATCCTGGGCATCGTCAGCCTCTGCTGCCACTTCTTACAAGCCCAGCTGTGCTCGGAAAACTGCGTCGGCATCTGGAGATTCACCCACTATTACTACTGTGCTGACCTGCAAGAAGCGGCCCACGAGTTCACCCTGCGTCACTTGGAGGAGGTGACCAGGGTGTCCGCAGAGTTTCTGGAGCTCTCCTTCAATGACCTGCAACGCCTGCTGGAGAAAGGGGAGCTCCCTGTGAGAGAAGAGGCCATGCTGGAGGCCGTTCTCACCTGGGCTGCTCATGACCTGCCCAACAGGAGGCAGCACATTGTATTCTTGCTGAGCAAGGAAGGCTGGAGGAgtggacagaagggatttttcttcttaaaataa
- the GP1BA gene encoding platelet glycoprotein Ib alpha chain isoform X2 yields the protein MEGPRAMRVLAVLLLILLALLPPASTTDPGQPCLSEMNKVKDLLEVNCTGQGLSVVPQDLPRDTGILLLSGNRLVSLSTDAFLPLTQLQDLDLSDNGLVALHTGDTLLSLRELILSRNALGALPALHGLPSLTRLAVAHNSLAALAPKAFLTVARLQDLDLRGNQLRTLPQEAFVGLRALKDLDLSDNLLEELPKELLQDLQKLETLWLSGNRLQTLPTGFFPEGHLFAYVFLTENPWHCDCDLRYLRSWILQNEGSVYQPERGLEKTKVEVAPERVLCHSPPEHQRKPVIRFKPNCRNVGDMDEEEEDEYDEEEEPMETTTMIPFSPSQPDIPREQTTLPHVVTRSPLVTARPNLSSALTPSTSHAMPASTRAPSTTTPAPASPTITPTQTPSTAAILTAAPASTPHRSTTLVFTTSLPTTVSTRPPSNSSHPQMALTASTTNTHATLMVSTGPFSTTSTAVPSTAMPEASSIVRSSSSPLTPTTPIVSTTMLSTHAPTPPAPLDTTRFTQSAPSPPPAPLPLCPCSIHAPPWLDVPMLHSRAGGEGPQWGQWVLRHCCLLRWVLYLASLALLVLTVLALAGWLVWMCLMGRPSWQKSLQTQEVQYPLLRRRESTGNPVMHLSSFKSPLQRPMFCTIKEIELCPEVTYCTIKDLGIQRSPPASSSFCTTKELWVHHKPLNSSFTSFSRKLRVTNLSSLRTPSAYSLDRGVKAIGDVRVKYAGNTL from the exons ATGGAGGGTCCACGG GCCATGAGGGTCCTTGCCGTGCTCCTGCTCAtcctcctggccctgctgcctccagccagcACTACCGACCCTGGCCAGCCCTGCCTGTCGGAGATGAACAAGGTCAAGGACCTCCTGGAGGTGAACTGCACAGGGCAGGGTCTCAGCGTGGTGCCCCAAGACCTGCCTAGGGACACAGgcatcctgctgctcagcggcAATCGCCTGGTGTCCCTCTCCACTGACGCCTTCCTGCCCCtcacccagctgcaggacctcgACCTGTCTGACAACGGGCTGGTGGCTCTGCACACTGGGGACACATTGCTGTCCCTGAGGGAGCTGATCCTCTCTCGCAATGCACTGGGGGCTCTTCCCGCCCTGCACGGCCTGCCCTCACTCACCCGCCTGGCCGTGGCCCACAACAGCCTGGCGGCGCTGGCCCCGAAGGCTTTCCTCACTGTGGCGCGGCTGCAGGACCTGGACCTGCGAGGGAACCAGCTGCGGACTCTGCCCCAGGAGGCCTTTGTGGGGCTGAGGGCACTCAAGGACTTGGACCTCTCAGACAACCTCCTGGAGGAGCTCCCCAaggagctgctgcaggatctgCAAAAGCTGGAGACCCTCTGGCTTTCAGGGAACCGCCTGCAGACCCTGCCCACCGGCTTCTTCCCTGAGGGGCACCTCTTCGCCTATGTCTTCCTCACTGAGAACCCCTGGCACTGCGACTGCGACCTGCGCTACCTGCGGTCCTGGATCTTGCAGAATGAGGGCAGTGTCTATCAGCCGGAGCGAggcctggagaagacaaaggtGGAGGTTGCCCCGGAGAGGGTGCTGTGCCACAGCCCCCCTGAGCATCAGCGGAAGCCCGTTATCCGCTTCAAGCCCAACTGCCGCAATGTGGGGGATatggatgaggaggaagaggatgaataTGATGAGGAGGAAGAACCAATGGAGACAACTACCATGatccccttctcccccagccagCCAGACATCCCCAGAGAGCAAACTACTCTTCCCCATGTTGTTACCCGGTCTCCCCTCGTTACTGCAAGACCTAACCTCAGCTCTGCCCTCACCCCAAGCACTTCGCATGCAATGCCTGCAAGCACCAGagctcccagcaccaccacccctGCGCCAGCCAGTCCCACCATCACCCCCACACAGacccccagcactgctgccatTCTCACTGCTGCTCCCGCCAGCACCCCACACAGATCCACCACTCTCGTCTTCACCACCTCACTGCCAACCACTGTGAGCACCAGACCTCCCAGCAACAGCAGCCATCCCCAAATGGCCCTCACCGCCAGCACCACCAACACCCATGCCACTCTCATGGTGTCCACGGGCCCATTTTCCACCACGTCCACCGCAGTGCCTTCTACTGCCATGCCAGAGGCCTCTTCCATTGTCAGATCTTCATCTTCTCCTCTCACACCGACCACACCGATCGTCTCCACCACCATGCTTTCCACTCATGCCCCAACGCCACCAGCTCCCCTGGACACCACGCGCTTCACCCAGTCTGCACCTTCCCCTCCACCTGCacctctccccctctgcccaTGCTCCATCCATGCTCCACCATGGCTGGACGTACCCATGCTGCACTCACGGGCAGGTGGGGAGGGTCCGCAGTGGGGGCAGTGGGTGCTGAGGCATTGCTGCCTATTGCGCTGGGTGCTCTACCTGGCCTCCTTGGCTTTGCTGGTCCTGACCGTGCTGGCTCTAGCAGGCTGGCTGGTGTGGATGTGTCTGATGGGACGGCCCTCCTGGCAGAAGTCCCTGCAGACCCAAGAGGTGCAGTATCCACTGCTGAGGCGGAGGGAGTCAACAGGAAACCCTGTGATGCATCTCAGCAGCTTCAAAAGCCCCCTCCAGCGCCCCATGTTCTGTACCATCAAGGAAATAGAGTTGTGCCCAGAGGTCACTTACTGCACGATTAAAGACCTGgggatacagcgcagtcctcctgCAAGTTCCTCCTTCTGCACCACGAAGGAGCTGTGGGTCCACCATAAGCCTCTGAATTCTTCATTCACGTCTTTCTCCAGGAAGCTGAGGGTAACAAACCTCAGCTCCCTGAGGACCCCTTCTGCCTACAGCCTGGACAGGGGTGTCAAGGCCATCGGTGATGTCAGAGTGAAATATGCTGGCAACACCTTGTAA
- the GP1BA gene encoding platelet glycoprotein Ib alpha chain isoform X1 has protein sequence MLKLPRSSPEEPSPFFLASQKERIPRLHHEQLAEAMRVLAVLLLILLALLPPASTTDPGQPCLSEMNKVKDLLEVNCTGQGLSVVPQDLPRDTGILLLSGNRLVSLSTDAFLPLTQLQDLDLSDNGLVALHTGDTLLSLRELILSRNALGALPALHGLPSLTRLAVAHNSLAALAPKAFLTVARLQDLDLRGNQLRTLPQEAFVGLRALKDLDLSDNLLEELPKELLQDLQKLETLWLSGNRLQTLPTGFFPEGHLFAYVFLTENPWHCDCDLRYLRSWILQNEGSVYQPERGLEKTKVEVAPERVLCHSPPEHQRKPVIRFKPNCRNVGDMDEEEEDEYDEEEEPMETTTMIPFSPSQPDIPREQTTLPHVVTRSPLVTARPNLSSALTPSTSHAMPASTRAPSTTTPAPASPTITPTQTPSTAAILTAAPASTPHRSTTLVFTTSLPTTVSTRPPSNSSHPQMALTASTTNTHATLMVSTGPFSTTSTAVPSTAMPEASSIVRSSSSPLTPTTPIVSTTMLSTHAPTPPAPLDTTRFTQSAPSPPPAPLPLCPCSIHAPPWLDVPMLHSRAGGEGPQWGQWVLRHCCLLRWVLYLASLALLVLTVLALAGWLVWMCLMGRPSWQKSLQTQEVQYPLLRRRESTGNPVMHLSSFKSPLQRPMFCTIKEIELCPEVTYCTIKDLGIQRSPPASSSFCTTKELWVHHKPLNSSFTSFSRKLRVTNLSSLRTPSAYSLDRGVKAIGDVRVKYAGNTL, from the exons ATGTTAAAGCTGCCTCGCAGCTCTCCAGAAGAGCCATCCCCATTTTTTCTGGCAAGCCAGAAAGAAAGGATCCCTCGTCTACACCACGAACAACTAGCTGAG GCCATGAGGGTCCTTGCCGTGCTCCTGCTCAtcctcctggccctgctgcctccagccagcACTACCGACCCTGGCCAGCCCTGCCTGTCGGAGATGAACAAGGTCAAGGACCTCCTGGAGGTGAACTGCACAGGGCAGGGTCTCAGCGTGGTGCCCCAAGACCTGCCTAGGGACACAGgcatcctgctgctcagcggcAATCGCCTGGTGTCCCTCTCCACTGACGCCTTCCTGCCCCtcacccagctgcaggacctcgACCTGTCTGACAACGGGCTGGTGGCTCTGCACACTGGGGACACATTGCTGTCCCTGAGGGAGCTGATCCTCTCTCGCAATGCACTGGGGGCTCTTCCCGCCCTGCACGGCCTGCCCTCACTCACCCGCCTGGCCGTGGCCCACAACAGCCTGGCGGCGCTGGCCCCGAAGGCTTTCCTCACTGTGGCGCGGCTGCAGGACCTGGACCTGCGAGGGAACCAGCTGCGGACTCTGCCCCAGGAGGCCTTTGTGGGGCTGAGGGCACTCAAGGACTTGGACCTCTCAGACAACCTCCTGGAGGAGCTCCCCAaggagctgctgcaggatctgCAAAAGCTGGAGACCCTCTGGCTTTCAGGGAACCGCCTGCAGACCCTGCCCACCGGCTTCTTCCCTGAGGGGCACCTCTTCGCCTATGTCTTCCTCACTGAGAACCCCTGGCACTGCGACTGCGACCTGCGCTACCTGCGGTCCTGGATCTTGCAGAATGAGGGCAGTGTCTATCAGCCGGAGCGAggcctggagaagacaaaggtGGAGGTTGCCCCGGAGAGGGTGCTGTGCCACAGCCCCCCTGAGCATCAGCGGAAGCCCGTTATCCGCTTCAAGCCCAACTGCCGCAATGTGGGGGATatggatgaggaggaagaggatgaataTGATGAGGAGGAAGAACCAATGGAGACAACTACCATGatccccttctcccccagccagCCAGACATCCCCAGAGAGCAAACTACTCTTCCCCATGTTGTTACCCGGTCTCCCCTCGTTACTGCAAGACCTAACCTCAGCTCTGCCCTCACCCCAAGCACTTCGCATGCAATGCCTGCAAGCACCAGagctcccagcaccaccacccctGCGCCAGCCAGTCCCACCATCACCCCCACACAGacccccagcactgctgccatTCTCACTGCTGCTCCCGCCAGCACCCCACACAGATCCACCACTCTCGTCTTCACCACCTCACTGCCAACCACTGTGAGCACCAGACCTCCCAGCAACAGCAGCCATCCCCAAATGGCCCTCACCGCCAGCACCACCAACACCCATGCCACTCTCATGGTGTCCACGGGCCCATTTTCCACCACGTCCACCGCAGTGCCTTCTACTGCCATGCCAGAGGCCTCTTCCATTGTCAGATCTTCATCTTCTCCTCTCACACCGACCACACCGATCGTCTCCACCACCATGCTTTCCACTCATGCCCCAACGCCACCAGCTCCCCTGGACACCACGCGCTTCACCCAGTCTGCACCTTCCCCTCCACCTGCacctctccccctctgcccaTGCTCCATCCATGCTCCACCATGGCTGGACGTACCCATGCTGCACTCACGGGCAGGTGGGGAGGGTCCGCAGTGGGGGCAGTGGGTGCTGAGGCATTGCTGCCTATTGCGCTGGGTGCTCTACCTGGCCTCCTTGGCTTTGCTGGTCCTGACCGTGCTGGCTCTAGCAGGCTGGCTGGTGTGGATGTGTCTGATGGGACGGCCCTCCTGGCAGAAGTCCCTGCAGACCCAAGAGGTGCAGTATCCACTGCTGAGGCGGAGGGAGTCAACAGGAAACCCTGTGATGCATCTCAGCAGCTTCAAAAGCCCCCTCCAGCGCCCCATGTTCTGTACCATCAAGGAAATAGAGTTGTGCCCAGAGGTCACTTACTGCACGATTAAAGACCTGgggatacagcgcagtcctcctgCAAGTTCCTCCTTCTGCACCACGAAGGAGCTGTGGGTCCACCATAAGCCTCTGAATTCTTCATTCACGTCTTTCTCCAGGAAGCTGAGGGTAACAAACCTCAGCTCCCTGAGGACCCCTTCTGCCTACAGCCTGGACAGGGGTGTCAAGGCCATCGGTGATGTCAGAGTGAAATATGCTGGCAACACCTTGTAA
- the GP1BA gene encoding platelet glycoprotein Ib alpha chain isoform X3 — MRVLAVLLLILLALLPPASTTDPGQPCLSEMNKVKDLLEVNCTGQGLSVVPQDLPRDTGILLLSGNRLVSLSTDAFLPLTQLQDLDLSDNGLVALHTGDTLLSLRELILSRNALGALPALHGLPSLTRLAVAHNSLAALAPKAFLTVARLQDLDLRGNQLRTLPQEAFVGLRALKDLDLSDNLLEELPKELLQDLQKLETLWLSGNRLQTLPTGFFPEGHLFAYVFLTENPWHCDCDLRYLRSWILQNEGSVYQPERGLEKTKVEVAPERVLCHSPPEHQRKPVIRFKPNCRNVGDMDEEEEDEYDEEEEPMETTTMIPFSPSQPDIPREQTTLPHVVTRSPLVTARPNLSSALTPSTSHAMPASTRAPSTTTPAPASPTITPTQTPSTAAILTAAPASTPHRSTTLVFTTSLPTTVSTRPPSNSSHPQMALTASTTNTHATLMVSTGPFSTTSTAVPSTAMPEASSIVRSSSSPLTPTTPIVSTTMLSTHAPTPPAPLDTTRFTQSAPSPPPAPLPLCPCSIHAPPWLDVPMLHSRAGGEGPQWGQWVLRHCCLLRWVLYLASLALLVLTVLALAGWLVWMCLMGRPSWQKSLQTQEVQYPLLRRRESTGNPVMHLSSFKSPLQRPMFCTIKEIELCPEVTYCTIKDLGIQRSPPASSSFCTTKELWVHHKPLNSSFTSFSRKLRVTNLSSLRTPSAYSLDRGVKAIGDVRVKYAGNTL, encoded by the coding sequence ATGAGGGTCCTTGCCGTGCTCCTGCTCAtcctcctggccctgctgcctccagccagcACTACCGACCCTGGCCAGCCCTGCCTGTCGGAGATGAACAAGGTCAAGGACCTCCTGGAGGTGAACTGCACAGGGCAGGGTCTCAGCGTGGTGCCCCAAGACCTGCCTAGGGACACAGgcatcctgctgctcagcggcAATCGCCTGGTGTCCCTCTCCACTGACGCCTTCCTGCCCCtcacccagctgcaggacctcgACCTGTCTGACAACGGGCTGGTGGCTCTGCACACTGGGGACACATTGCTGTCCCTGAGGGAGCTGATCCTCTCTCGCAATGCACTGGGGGCTCTTCCCGCCCTGCACGGCCTGCCCTCACTCACCCGCCTGGCCGTGGCCCACAACAGCCTGGCGGCGCTGGCCCCGAAGGCTTTCCTCACTGTGGCGCGGCTGCAGGACCTGGACCTGCGAGGGAACCAGCTGCGGACTCTGCCCCAGGAGGCCTTTGTGGGGCTGAGGGCACTCAAGGACTTGGACCTCTCAGACAACCTCCTGGAGGAGCTCCCCAaggagctgctgcaggatctgCAAAAGCTGGAGACCCTCTGGCTTTCAGGGAACCGCCTGCAGACCCTGCCCACCGGCTTCTTCCCTGAGGGGCACCTCTTCGCCTATGTCTTCCTCACTGAGAACCCCTGGCACTGCGACTGCGACCTGCGCTACCTGCGGTCCTGGATCTTGCAGAATGAGGGCAGTGTCTATCAGCCGGAGCGAggcctggagaagacaaaggtGGAGGTTGCCCCGGAGAGGGTGCTGTGCCACAGCCCCCCTGAGCATCAGCGGAAGCCCGTTATCCGCTTCAAGCCCAACTGCCGCAATGTGGGGGATatggatgaggaggaagaggatgaataTGATGAGGAGGAAGAACCAATGGAGACAACTACCATGatccccttctcccccagccagCCAGACATCCCCAGAGAGCAAACTACTCTTCCCCATGTTGTTACCCGGTCTCCCCTCGTTACTGCAAGACCTAACCTCAGCTCTGCCCTCACCCCAAGCACTTCGCATGCAATGCCTGCAAGCACCAGagctcccagcaccaccacccctGCGCCAGCCAGTCCCACCATCACCCCCACACAGacccccagcactgctgccatTCTCACTGCTGCTCCCGCCAGCACCCCACACAGATCCACCACTCTCGTCTTCACCACCTCACTGCCAACCACTGTGAGCACCAGACCTCCCAGCAACAGCAGCCATCCCCAAATGGCCCTCACCGCCAGCACCACCAACACCCATGCCACTCTCATGGTGTCCACGGGCCCATTTTCCACCACGTCCACCGCAGTGCCTTCTACTGCCATGCCAGAGGCCTCTTCCATTGTCAGATCTTCATCTTCTCCTCTCACACCGACCACACCGATCGTCTCCACCACCATGCTTTCCACTCATGCCCCAACGCCACCAGCTCCCCTGGACACCACGCGCTTCACCCAGTCTGCACCTTCCCCTCCACCTGCacctctccccctctgcccaTGCTCCATCCATGCTCCACCATGGCTGGACGTACCCATGCTGCACTCACGGGCAGGTGGGGAGGGTCCGCAGTGGGGGCAGTGGGTGCTGAGGCATTGCTGCCTATTGCGCTGGGTGCTCTACCTGGCCTCCTTGGCTTTGCTGGTCCTGACCGTGCTGGCTCTAGCAGGCTGGCTGGTGTGGATGTGTCTGATGGGACGGCCCTCCTGGCAGAAGTCCCTGCAGACCCAAGAGGTGCAGTATCCACTGCTGAGGCGGAGGGAGTCAACAGGAAACCCTGTGATGCATCTCAGCAGCTTCAAAAGCCCCCTCCAGCGCCCCATGTTCTGTACCATCAAGGAAATAGAGTTGTGCCCAGAGGTCACTTACTGCACGATTAAAGACCTGgggatacagcgcagtcctcctgCAAGTTCCTCCTTCTGCACCACGAAGGAGCTGTGGGTCCACCATAAGCCTCTGAATTCTTCATTCACGTCTTTCTCCAGGAAGCTGAGGGTAACAAACCTCAGCTCCCTGAGGACCCCTTCTGCCTACAGCCTGGACAGGGGTGTCAAGGCCATCGGTGATGTCAGAGTGAAATATGCTGGCAACACCTTGTAA